Proteins encoded together in one Flavobacteriales bacterium window:
- the ppsA gene encoding phosphoenolpyruvate synthase: MSTTAYLKWLHEVELKDIPTVGGKNASLGEMIQHLGRLGVNVPGGFVVTVASYEAFIAHNELDQKIRDIVAGLDADDVENIRRTGLAVRTLIKNGKFPEPIWKGIMAHYDELSAKCGQEATDVAVRSSATAEDLPDASFAGQQETFLNVRGHQDLIAAVRNCFASLWTDRAIVYRQTRGYDHFDIGLSVGVQKMVRSDLGASGVAFSLDTESGFKDVVLINGSYGLGEMVVQGAVSPDEFLVFKPTLAKGYSAIIEKKIGNKDRKMIYGVEPGKPTSVIPTERAQRNRFCVTDEQALEIARSVVAIERYYSDKKGTWCPMDVEWAVDGLTGGLFIVQARPETIHSRKADDRVVEYKLDHPEGAAQPKVITKGIAIGDRVGAGTVRILYSLDGRGGGMDGKDFKQGDVLVTDMTDPDWEPIMKKASAIITNKGGRTCHAAIVAREMGVPAIVGCDNATDLLDTGMQVTASCCEGDNGVIYEGIIPFRKEETMLTDLPEVRTPIMLNVASPDLAFKFAALPNAGVGLAREEFIINNYIQAHPLALLQHKELGDVTLSGKISYLIHGYEDEETYFVKRLSYGIAKIAAAFHPNKVIVRFSDFKSNEYRNLLGGEHYEPHEENPMIGWRGASRYYSDAYKEAFGLECKAIRRVREKMGLKNVVVMIPFCRTVEELLAVKKVMKEYGLERGKAGLELYLMAEIPSNILMAEEFSRYIDGFSIGSNDLTQLTLGLDRDSALVSHLYDERNPAVKRMLEQLIATAKRTGTKVGICGQGPSDHPDFAQFLVELGIDSISVTPDSLLKTRRAIAEVERVVARQTV, translated from the coding sequence ATGAGCACCACCGCCTACCTGAAATGGCTTCACGAGGTTGAACTGAAGGACATCCCCACGGTGGGCGGCAAGAACGCCAGTCTGGGGGAGATGATCCAGCACCTGGGCCGCCTCGGCGTCAATGTGCCTGGCGGCTTCGTGGTGACGGTGGCCAGCTACGAGGCCTTCATCGCCCACAACGAGCTGGACCAGAAGATCCGCGACATCGTGGCGGGGCTCGATGCGGACGATGTGGAGAACATCCGCCGCACCGGCCTCGCGGTGCGCACGCTGATCAAGAACGGCAAGTTCCCCGAGCCCATCTGGAAGGGCATCATGGCACACTACGACGAGCTCAGCGCCAAGTGCGGCCAGGAGGCCACCGATGTGGCCGTGCGCTCCTCCGCCACCGCCGAGGACCTGCCCGACGCCTCGTTCGCCGGGCAGCAGGAGACCTTCCTCAACGTGCGCGGCCACCAGGACCTCATCGCCGCGGTGCGCAACTGCTTCGCCTCGCTGTGGACCGACCGCGCGATCGTGTACCGCCAGACGCGTGGCTACGACCATTTCGACATCGGCCTCAGCGTGGGCGTGCAGAAGATGGTGCGCTCCGATCTGGGTGCCAGCGGCGTGGCCTTCAGCCTCGACACCGAGAGCGGCTTCAAGGACGTGGTGCTGATCAACGGCAGCTACGGCCTGGGCGAGATGGTGGTGCAGGGCGCCGTGAGCCCTGACGAGTTCCTCGTGTTCAAGCCGACCCTGGCCAAGGGCTACAGCGCCATCATCGAGAAGAAGATCGGCAACAAGGACCGCAAGATGATCTACGGCGTGGAGCCCGGGAAGCCCACCTCGGTGATCCCCACCGAACGCGCCCAGCGCAACCGGTTCTGCGTCACCGACGAGCAGGCGCTGGAGATCGCGCGCAGCGTGGTGGCCATCGAACGGTACTACAGCGACAAGAAGGGCACCTGGTGCCCCATGGACGTGGAGTGGGCCGTGGACGGGCTCACCGGTGGCCTCTTCATCGTGCAGGCCCGGCCCGAGACGATCCACAGCCGCAAGGCCGATGACCGCGTGGTGGAGTACAAGCTCGACCATCCCGAAGGGGCCGCGCAGCCCAAGGTCATCACCAAGGGCATCGCCATCGGCGACCGTGTGGGAGCGGGCACCGTGCGCATCCTCTACAGCCTCGATGGCCGCGGCGGGGGCATGGACGGCAAGGACTTCAAGCAGGGCGATGTGCTCGTCACCGACATGACCGATCCCGACTGGGAACCGATCATGAAGAAGGCCAGCGCCATCATCACCAACAAGGGCGGCCGCACCTGCCACGCCGCCATCGTGGCGCGCGAGATGGGCGTGCCCGCCATCGTGGGCTGTGACAACGCCACCGACCTGCTCGACACGGGCATGCAGGTGACGGCCAGCTGCTGCGAGGGTGACAACGGGGTCATCTACGAGGGCATCATCCCCTTCCGCAAGGAGGAGACGATGCTCACCGACCTGCCCGAGGTGCGCACGCCCATCATGCTCAACGTGGCCAGCCCCGACCTCGCCTTCAAGTTCGCCGCGCTGCCCAACGCCGGTGTGGGCCTGGCCCGCGAGGAGTTCATCATCAACAACTACATCCAGGCCCACCCGCTGGCCCTCTTGCAGCACAAGGAGCTGGGCGATGTCACCCTCAGCGGCAAGATCAGCTACCTGATCCACGGCTACGAGGACGAGGAGACCTACTTCGTGAAGCGGCTGAGCTACGGTATCGCCAAGATCGCCGCGGCCTTCCACCCCAACAAGGTGATCGTGCGCTTCAGCGACTTCAAGAGCAACGAGTACCGCAACCTGCTCGGGGGCGAGCACTACGAGCCGCATGAGGAGAACCCCATGATCGGCTGGCGCGGCGCCTCACGTTACTACAGCGATGCCTACAAGGAGGCCTTCGGGCTCGAGTGCAAGGCCATCCGGCGGGTGCGCGAGAAGATGGGCCTGAAGAACGTGGTGGTGATGATCCCCTTCTGCCGCACCGTGGAGGAGCTGCTCGCGGTGAAGAAGGTGATGAAGGAGTACGGGCTCGAGCGCGGCAAGGCAGGCCTGGAGCTGTACCTCATGGCGGAGATCCCCAGCAACATCCTCATGGCCGAGGAGTTCAGCCGGTACATCGACGGCTTCTCCATCGGCAGCAACGACCTCACGCAGCTCACCCTCGGGCTCGACCGCGACAGCGCGCTGGTGTCGCACCTGTACGACGAGCGCAACCCCGCCGTGAAGCGGATGCTGGAGCAGCTGATCGCCACCGCCAAACGCACCGGCACCAAGGTGGGCATCTGCGGCCAGGGCCCGAGCGACCATCCGGACTTCGCCCAGTTCCTCGTGGAGCTCGGCATCGACTCCATCAGCGTGACGCCGGACTCGCTGCTGAAGACGCGGCGCGCGATCGCAGAAGTGGAGCGTGTGGTGGCACGGCAGACCGTTTGA
- a CDS encoding response regulator transcription factor codes for MKAGQGSASAVPVLTAQERRVCRLLCGPDEPGVKELPAVLGISERTVRTHLEKLYRKLKVRTRVGLVREAIARGLVPCPCARCGGGSPAPG; via the coding sequence ATGAAGGCCGGGCAGGGGTCGGCTTCGGCGGTGCCGGTGCTGACGGCGCAGGAGCGCCGGGTGTGCCGCCTGCTGTGCGGGCCGGACGAGCCCGGGGTGAAGGAGCTGCCGGCGGTGCTGGGCATCAGCGAGCGCACGGTGCGCACGCACCTGGAGAAGCTGTACCGCAAGCTGAAGGTGCGCACGCGGGTGGGGCTGGTGCGCGAGGCCATCGCGCGGGGCCTGGTGCCCTGCCCGTGCGCGCGGTGCGGCGGGGGCTCGCCCGCACCGGGGTGA
- a CDS encoding fibronectin type III domain-containing protein: MARVKLGLTGLPATGLVAKAQALHDNVNGNPAFPNPVPTPAAFQTLVDDLVAKNAAVEANRGRREYRERDTAEAALVEAVKQWAGYVQMASAGDAAVIKSSGFEVVDRGSPVGELDPPRNLGTRATNMEGRVSLRWQREVDADMHHVYMSTSNDPFAWQLIGVTTKSRFEVDQLEPGRFYWFAVSAIGAAGESSKSEPCRAMAAA, from the coding sequence ATGGCAAGAGTGAAACTGGGCCTCACCGGCCTCCCCGCCACGGGGCTCGTGGCCAAAGCGCAGGCGTTGCACGACAACGTGAACGGCAACCCCGCCTTCCCCAACCCGGTGCCGACGCCGGCAGCCTTCCAGACGCTGGTGGACGATCTGGTGGCGAAGAACGCGGCGGTGGAGGCCAACCGGGGCCGGCGGGAGTACCGGGAGCGCGACACGGCGGAAGCGGCCCTGGTGGAGGCCGTGAAGCAGTGGGCGGGCTACGTGCAGATGGCCAGCGCGGGCGACGCCGCCGTGATCAAGAGCAGCGGCTTCGAGGTGGTGGACCGCGGTTCGCCGGTGGGCGAGCTGGACCCGCCGCGCAACCTGGGCACGCGGGCCACGAACATGGAGGGCCGGGTGAGCCTGCGCTGGCAGCGCGAGGTCGATGCCGACATGCACCACGTGTACATGAGCACCAGCAACGACCCGTTCGCCTGGCAGCTCATCGGCGTCACCACCAAGAGCCGGTTCGAGGTGGACCAGCTGGAGCCGGGCCGGTTCTACTGGTTCGCGGTGAGCGCCATCGGCGCCGCCGGCGAGAGCAGCAAGAGCGAGCCCTGCCGCGCGATGGCCGCGGCCTGA
- a CDS encoding gamma-glutamylcyclotransferase, whose amino-acid sequence MTKEGLVEFIFVYGTLRNKAKAAERNLLAKYGVRVGIGQVPSASLFLGKYPYAVPDKGAGHPLVGEVYKLLPDTVQEVLAKLDAYEEYDPSNVKDSLYRREVVNVQVGKDQLRAWIYWYNKPLRDVLRLRHGNYLKTQMHVVPSGSNWKVKVAGATKATATHTNKAEAVRYARAVAGKKHMMLVIHGRDGRIKERIRAEKG is encoded by the coding sequence ATGACCAAGGAGGGGCTCGTGGAGTTCATTTTCGTGTACGGTACCCTGCGGAACAAGGCGAAGGCCGCGGAGCGGAACCTCCTGGCCAAGTATGGTGTTCGCGTGGGCATTGGCCAGGTGCCCTCCGCATCTCTGTTCCTTGGGAAATATCCCTATGCTGTGCCGGACAAGGGCGCCGGCCATCCGCTTGTGGGCGAGGTGTACAAGCTGTTGCCGGACACGGTGCAGGAGGTCCTGGCCAAGCTGGATGCCTATGAGGAGTATGATCCCTCGAACGTCAAGGATTCGCTCTATCGTCGGGAGGTGGTGAATGTGCAGGTTGGGAAGGACCAGCTTCGGGCGTGGATCTACTGGTACAACAAACCTCTACGGGATGTCCTGCGGTTGCGCCATGGCAACTACCTGAAGACCCAGATGCACGTGGTGCCCAGCGGTTCCAATTGGAAGGTGAAGGTAGCGGGCGCGACGAAGGCAACGGCCACCCACACGAACAAGGCAGAAGCTGTGAGGTATGCACGGGCGGTGGCGGGGAAGAAGCACATGATGCTTGTGATCCATGGCCGTGATGGTCGGATCAAAGAACGGATCCGCGCGGAGAAAGGGTAG
- a CDS encoding T9SS type A sorting domain-containing protein, producing the protein MRSFVLLPAMFAASVGSAQTLLPNMPAPNLDLYAIEKIGGTVYIGGGFATVNGQPHTRLARFDAATGALDSWAPQVDNYVNTITRAGDKLIAGGSFSAVNGQSRLGIAMFDLATGALEPWNDVANFVSWRQGVAAQGSTFYYCPFSPCRIVAVDAATSLPTGWQSAPLFEEQGNINALMVADGYVYAGGIFRFASGPSVYDDLCRFHLSTGELDSTWHPQPAVNNFGVTAIVRTNDFVVVGGDYNVIAGQNRQGVAAFTPSGTLAPFAPNNSSYEVLSLFPGGDRIWVGGNSYLMGGQTRYRIAQLDLATGAATCWNAAPISNGWSTVQAIHVAGDTVYAGSFGGPELAVLVGGPLPPAPAAITGPPAVVPGAMATYTVPFIAGHTWTWTITGGTGSSTTNSINVTWGTGPVGTVTVVVNNTGQSNCSSDPTELQVSISGTNGLGPEAADNAAITLFPNPTTGRVTLRLAGSSPRGTTVRVVDAFGRVLRSTAMQGASIDLDLDGLPRGCYGVLVDTAEGVWTGRVLKE; encoded by the coding sequence ATGCGTTCATTCGTGCTCCTGCCCGCCATGTTCGCGGCCTCGGTGGGCTCCGCCCAGACCCTGCTGCCCAACATGCCCGCCCCGAACCTCGATCTGTACGCCATCGAGAAGATCGGCGGCACGGTGTACATCGGGGGTGGCTTCGCCACGGTGAACGGGCAGCCGCATACGCGCCTGGCCCGCTTCGATGCGGCCACCGGTGCGCTGGACAGCTGGGCCCCGCAGGTGGACAACTACGTGAACACCATTACGCGGGCGGGTGACAAGCTGATCGCCGGGGGCTCGTTCAGCGCGGTGAACGGACAGTCGCGGCTGGGCATTGCGATGTTCGACCTCGCCACCGGTGCGCTGGAGCCGTGGAACGATGTGGCCAACTTCGTTTCGTGGCGCCAGGGCGTGGCGGCGCAAGGCAGCACCTTCTACTACTGCCCCTTCAGCCCGTGCCGTATCGTGGCGGTGGACGCCGCCACCAGCCTGCCCACCGGCTGGCAGAGCGCTCCGCTGTTCGAGGAGCAGGGCAACATCAACGCATTGATGGTGGCCGACGGCTACGTCTATGCCGGCGGCATCTTCCGCTTCGCTTCGGGGCCCAGCGTGTATGATGATCTGTGCCGCTTCCACCTGTCCACGGGCGAGCTGGACAGCACCTGGCACCCGCAGCCGGCGGTCAACAACTTCGGGGTGACGGCCATCGTGCGCACCAACGACTTTGTGGTGGTGGGCGGCGACTACAACGTGATCGCCGGACAGAACCGGCAGGGTGTAGCGGCCTTCACGCCGAGCGGGACGCTGGCGCCCTTCGCCCCCAACAACAGCAGCTACGAGGTGCTGAGCCTGTTCCCGGGCGGTGACCGCATCTGGGTGGGGGGCAACTCCTACCTGATGGGCGGGCAGACGCGCTACCGGATCGCCCAGCTCGATCTGGCCACAGGGGCGGCCACCTGCTGGAACGCGGCCCCGATCAGCAACGGATGGAGCACGGTGCAGGCCATACACGTCGCTGGTGACACCGTGTATGCGGGCTCCTTCGGTGGTCCGGAGCTGGCCGTGCTTGTAGGTGGCCCGCTGCCCCCCGCGCCAGCGGCCATCACTGGTCCACCGGCCGTGGTGCCGGGTGCCATGGCCACCTACACGGTGCCCTTCATCGCCGGCCACACGTGGACATGGACCATCACCGGGGGAACCGGAAGTTCCACCACCAACAGCATCAATGTCACCTGGGGTACGGGGCCGGTGGGCACGGTGACGGTGGTGGTGAACAACACCGGTCAGTCCAACTGCTCCAGCGATCCCACCGAGCTGCAGGTGTCCATCTCGGGCACCAACGGCCTTGGGCCTGAAGCTGCGGACAATGCGGCGATCACCCTGTTCCCGAACCCCACCACGGGTCGGGTCACTCTGAGGCTGGCTGGCAGCTCACCTCGCGGGACCACGGTGCGTGTGGTCGATGCGTTCGGCCGCGTGCTGCGCTCCACGGCGATGCAGGGTGCGTCCATTGACCTGGACCTGGACGGGCTTCCACGCGGGTGCTACGGGGTTCTGGTGGACACGGCCGAAGGCGTCTGGACCGGCCGGGTGCTGAAGGAATGA
- a CDS encoding transposase yields MSERWKFVGHHAHFVSFAVVGWVDVFTRAVYAEFLLKNLAYCRKSKGLVLYEFVIMPSHVHLIAAAANANLGEIMRDFKTYTSKELVKLIAANEQESRKEWMLRLFKEHGAANPLNTHNQFWQQSNKPILLDTPKKFDDCVRYVRENPLVAGLVTDETAYTWSSANPQIGVELDEA; encoded by the coding sequence ATGAGCGAGCGCTGGAAGTTCGTTGGACACCATGCCCACTTTGTCAGTTTCGCCGTGGTGGGATGGGTCGATGTGTTCACGCGTGCCGTGTATGCTGAGTTCCTGCTGAAGAACCTGGCCTACTGTCGGAAGAGCAAGGGTCTTGTACTGTACGAGTTCGTCATCATGCCGAGCCATGTCCATTTGATCGCCGCAGCTGCGAACGCCAACTTGGGCGAGATCATGCGCGACTTCAAGACGTACACAAGCAAGGAGCTCGTGAAGTTGATCGCGGCCAACGAACAGGAGAGTCGGAAGGAATGGATGTTACGGTTGTTCAAGGAGCATGGCGCGGCGAACCCGCTGAACACGCACAACCAGTTCTGGCAGCAGAGCAACAAGCCGATCCTGCTCGACACGCCGAAGAAGTTCGACGACTGCGTGAGGTACGTGCGTGAGAACCCGTTGGTCGCCGGACTGGTCACCGACGAGACGGCCTACACGTGGAGCAGCGCGAACCCGCAGATCGGGGTCGAGTTGGACGAGGCATAG
- a CDS encoding TonB family protein has translation MALLPFYLQANIAFAILLAAYAVGLRHSPLLGARRAFLLLGPAGAFAFPLLPSIPVSSALAPVTLPLITVSPDAGAPLDPAVSLIAMHGGVSLVLIARLLWRIAVAGRTVRQGGPVAMAFLGHVHLPPHLAGAEREAVQQHELAHVRLGHSYDLIAFELLAALCWTNPLWRWALRELRLVHELQADRAAARTAPDYALTLLAQALGTDPRHLLHPFNRSFLQTRMLMLTTSISPRRALVRALPTLALAVLGLAWIAATPLPVPDGDAAVLPGSDRSAEYPGGMPALAAYLGKAITYPAGARAEGVEGTVYVGFTVQADGRVTDAAVKRGVRNDIDAEALRVVGSMPAWTPAAKDGKPVASQMTLPIAFKLDGQ, from the coding sequence ATGGCCCTCCTCCCCTTCTACCTGCAGGCCAACATCGCCTTCGCGATCCTCCTCGCCGCCTATGCCGTGGGCCTGCGCCACAGCCCGCTGCTGGGCGCCCGCCGCGCCTTCCTGCTGTTGGGCCCCGCCGGTGCGTTCGCTTTTCCGCTGCTACCCAGCATCCCGGTGTCCTCCGCCCTGGCACCCGTCACCCTTCCCCTCATCACCGTGAGCCCGGATGCCGGCGCACCGCTCGATCCGGCGGTGAGCCTGATCGCCATGCACGGCGGTGTGAGCCTCGTGCTGATCGCCCGCCTCCTGTGGCGCATCGCCGTTGCCGGACGCACAGTCCGCCAGGGCGGGCCCGTCGCCATGGCCTTTCTAGGACATGTGCATCTGCCTCCGCATCTGGCCGGAGCGGAACGTGAGGCCGTCCAGCAGCACGAACTCGCGCACGTACGCCTCGGCCACTCCTACGACCTCATCGCCTTCGAGCTGCTGGCCGCGCTGTGCTGGACGAACCCGCTCTGGCGGTGGGCCCTGCGCGAACTGCGGCTGGTGCACGAGCTGCAGGCCGACCGCGCCGCGGCGCGGACCGCTCCGGACTACGCCCTCACCCTGCTCGCCCAGGCCCTGGGGACCGACCCGCGGCACCTGCTCCATCCCTTCAACCGCTCCTTCCTCCAAACCCGCATGCTCATGTTGACCACCTCCATCTCTCCGCGCCGGGCCCTGGTCCGCGCGCTACCCACCCTCGCCCTCGCCGTGCTCGGCCTGGCCTGGATCGCTGCGACCCCCCTTCCGGTTCCCGACGGCGATGCCGCGGTGCTTCCGGGATCCGACCGCAGTGCGGAATACCCCGGCGGCATGCCGGCGCTGGCCGCCTACCTCGGCAAGGCCATCACGTATCCCGCCGGCGCACGTGCCGAGGGGGTGGAAGGCACCGTGTACGTGGGCTTCACCGTGCAGGCGGATGGCCGCGTGACGGATGCCGCGGTGAAGCGGGGCGTGCGCAACGACATCGATGCGGAGGCCCTGCGCGTGGTGGGATCCATGCCCGCGTGGACACCCGCCGCGAAGGACGGCAAGCCGGTGGCCTCGCAGATGACGCTGCCGATCGCCTTCAAGCTGGACGGCCAGTAA
- a CDS encoding BlaI/MecI/CopY family transcriptional regulator: MERLTRAEEEVMQVLWRIGPAFAKDIRQAMPKPRPAITTVSTIVRILEAKGFVDHEVLGRSHRYTARVHKTDYAHRSARRLLKDYFAGSPQALVSSFIERADIDARELEALLALLKQQRKR; the protein is encoded by the coding sequence ATGGAACGGCTGACACGCGCTGAGGAGGAGGTGATGCAGGTGCTGTGGCGCATCGGACCGGCCTTCGCCAAGGACATCCGCCAGGCGATGCCCAAGCCCCGGCCCGCCATCACCACGGTGAGCACCATCGTCCGCATCCTGGAGGCCAAGGGCTTCGTGGACCACGAGGTGCTGGGCCGCAGCCACCGCTACACGGCCCGGGTGCACAAGACCGACTACGCGCACCGCAGCGCGCGGCGCCTGCTGAAGGACTACTTCGCCGGATCGCCCCAGGCGCTGGTGTCCAGCTTCATCGAACGCGCCGACATCGACGCGCGCGAACTGGAGGCGCTGCTGGCCCTGCTGAAGCAACAACGCAAGCGCTGA
- a CDS encoding T9SS type A sorting domain-containing protein, which translates to MHTRCLLVAALCGVQHAHAQPLLERADQRADLMHHTRILPIPGPAWATFGDKNDPGGTASMNLLSAWTITGDLLWSTGFADMVFVDGEVAAGPDSSILACGRWNGCDVGGANSIITRINGDGSTAWSVPVAVDGLQHIATHADSLLAFATDAAVHLTGVNGDSLTQWSTPDAPVEALCWTSNGHLLLAANNALHLASASGIPLGITPIGGAVRQLAARPDGRIWVLRADELLSVSADLQSITAFDLSAYTTDARRLATDGNDAWVQTPTAVVQVDASLGPIGSFPLDPLPGHQVADLAFGNGRLTTAGHADLFTTSAAVLRDYDSAGLSAAHDVDVSITIASVDSVWLQPVAPPSVHTLHAALTLTLTNHGNSVVHELLLSHQLGQAWFCGIIGTMLPLTQLNLQPGQSMDVPFALTTGFPQPYPPGSTATANVCIVAASPQQRVDRAPADNQACTTVSIVGVGVPSHQAGIAFTVSPNPFQQELRLSLEPAAGAVEVIVRDQLGRPVHAERIGSGIAADHPLVLPALASGLYALTVRGAGGERTVQLVRSAEL; encoded by the coding sequence ATGCACACCCGATGTCTCCTTGTGGCCGCGCTCTGCGGCGTGCAGCACGCCCACGCCCAACCCCTGCTGGAACGGGCCGACCAGCGCGCGGACCTCATGCACCACACCCGGATCCTTCCGATCCCCGGACCGGCCTGGGCCACCTTCGGCGACAAGAACGATCCGGGAGGTACCGCCTCCATGAACCTGCTGTCGGCGTGGACCATCACCGGTGACCTGCTCTGGAGCACGGGCTTCGCCGACATGGTGTTCGTGGATGGCGAGGTGGCCGCCGGCCCCGACAGCAGCATCCTGGCCTGCGGCCGCTGGAACGGATGTGATGTGGGCGGAGCGAACTCCATCATCACCCGGATCAACGGCGATGGCAGCACCGCCTGGTCCGTGCCCGTGGCCGTGGATGGGCTGCAGCACATCGCCACCCACGCCGACAGCCTGCTGGCCTTCGCCACGGACGCCGCGGTGCACCTCACCGGTGTGAATGGCGACAGCTTGACCCAATGGTCAACACCGGACGCACCGGTGGAGGCCTTGTGCTGGACCTCCAATGGCCACCTGCTCCTGGCCGCGAACAACGCCCTCCACCTTGCCTCCGCCTCCGGGATCCCGCTCGGCATCACACCCATCGGTGGCGCTGTGCGCCAGCTCGCGGCCCGGCCCGACGGCCGCATCTGGGTGCTCCGTGCCGACGAGTTGCTCAGCGTGTCCGCGGACCTGCAGTCTATCACCGCCTTCGACCTCAGCGCCTACACCACCGACGCGCGCCGGCTGGCCACCGATGGCAACGACGCCTGGGTGCAGACGCCCACCGCGGTCGTGCAGGTGGACGCCTCCCTGGGTCCCATCGGCAGCTTCCCCTTGGATCCCCTGCCCGGTCATCAGGTCGCGGACCTCGCCTTCGGCAACGGGCGCCTCACCACCGCCGGCCACGCCGACCTCTTCACCACCTCGGCCGCGGTGTTGCGCGACTACGACAGCGCCGGCCTCAGCGCGGCGCACGATGTCGATGTGTCCATCACCATCGCGAGCGTGGATTCGGTCTGGCTGCAGCCCGTGGCACCGCCGTCCGTGCACACGTTACATGCCGCGCTCACGCTCACCCTGACGAACCACGGGAACAGCGTCGTCCACGAGCTGCTGCTCTCCCATCAGCTCGGCCAGGCCTGGTTCTGTGGGATCATCGGCACCATGCTGCCGCTCACCCAGCTCAACCTGCAACCCGGGCAGAGCATGGACGTCCCGTTCGCGCTCACCACGGGTTTTCCCCAACCCTATCCGCCGGGCAGCACGGCCACCGCGAACGTCTGCATCGTGGCCGCCAGTCCGCAGCAGCGGGTGGACCGCGCACCCGCGGACAACCAGGCCTGCACCACGGTCTCCATCGTGGGGGTGGGGGTGCCGTCACACCAGGCGGGCATCGCGTTCACCGTGTCGCCCAACCCCTTTCAGCAGGAGCTCCGCCTCTCGCTCGAGCCCGCCGCGGGCGCCGTGGAGGTGATCGTGCGCGACCAGCTGGGCCGGCCCGTGCATGCGGAGCGCATCGGGTCCGGCATCGCCGCCGACCACCCGCTGGTGCTGCCCGCCCTGGCCTCCGGGCTGTATGCGCTCACCGTACGCGGCGCGGGGGGTGAACGCACCGTGCAGCTCGTGCGGTCAGCGGAGCTGTAG
- a CDS encoding right-handed parallel beta-helix repeat-containing protein — protein sequence MKQLAAAALMGLASTAGAATYHVAVTGNDAHSGLSPADAWATTQHGADVAVAGDTVLVHPGGHQGFAAMTHSGTAGAPIVFLATGPGVNITVPCGYNNLDGINVEGVAWVVVEGFVVNDMPRTGIRTALSDHVTIRYNSCHSNYKWGILTGFAEHVVIEHNTCSGSEDEHGIYVSNSADDPIIRYNHCFDNHANGIHMNGDASLGGDGVISHAQVYGNTIHGNGQAGGSGINGDGVVDAVIFNNLLYDNHASGISLYQIDGGAPSTGNRVYNNTIINAADARWCVNITDDCTDNQVLNNILINQHPWRGSIVVAASALTGFVCDHNLVTDRLSPDGDATILDLPAWQALGHDAHSAVAGPPAALFVAPGSDFHPLSAAAQMVDAGTAAVSAVVAEDLEGTPRPLGAGFDIGCYENDLGTALSAVPFRSTGFRFDGANILLPADHTAAQVLFFAADGRLLAQRSVVGSARVEPPATGVGVAVFSTADHVPVGVVKWCGR from the coding sequence ATGAAGCAGCTCGCCGCCGCCGCCCTGATGGGCCTCGCCAGCACCGCCGGGGCCGCCACCTACCACGTGGCCGTCACCGGCAACGATGCCCACAGCGGCCTGTCCCCGGCCGACGCCTGGGCCACCACGCAGCACGGCGCCGATGTGGCCGTGGCCGGCGACACGGTGCTGGTGCACCCCGGCGGCCACCAGGGCTTCGCGGCCATGACCCACAGCGGCACGGCGGGCGCGCCCATCGTCTTCCTCGCCACCGGGCCCGGGGTGAACATCACCGTTCCGTGCGGATACAACAACCTGGACGGCATCAACGTGGAAGGCGTCGCCTGGGTGGTGGTCGAAGGCTTCGTGGTGAACGACATGCCGCGCACCGGCATCCGCACCGCGCTGAGCGACCACGTCACCATCCGGTACAACAGCTGCCACAGCAACTACAAATGGGGCATCCTCACCGGCTTCGCGGAGCATGTGGTCATCGAGCACAACACGTGCAGCGGCAGCGAGGATGAGCACGGCATCTACGTGAGCAACAGCGCGGACGACCCCATCATCCGCTACAACCACTGCTTCGACAACCACGCCAACGGCATCCACATGAACGGCGATGCCAGCCTGGGGGGCGACGGGGTCATCAGCCACGCGCAGGTGTACGGCAACACCATCCATGGCAACGGGCAGGCCGGCGGTAGCGGCATCAACGGCGATGGCGTGGTGGACGCGGTGATCTTCAACAACCTGCTCTACGACAACCACGCCAGCGGCATCAGCCTGTACCAGATCGACGGCGGTGCGCCCAGCACGGGCAACCGCGTGTACAACAACACCATCATCAACGCCGCCGATGCGCGCTGGTGCGTGAACATCACGGACGATTGCACCGACAACCAGGTGCTCAACAACATCCTCATCAACCAGCATCCCTGGCGCGGCAGCATCGTCGTGGCCGCGAGCGCGCTCACGGGCTTCGTCTGCGACCACAACCTCGTCACCGACCGGTTGAGCCCCGATGGCGACGCCACCATCCTGGACCTGCCCGCCTGGCAGGCCCTCGGCCATGATGCGCACAGCGCGGTGGCCGGTCCGCCCGCGGCGCTCTTCGTGGCGCCCGGCTCCGACTTCCACCCCCTGAGCGCTGCGGCGCAGATGGTGGACGCGGGCACCGCGGCGGTGAGCGCCGTGGTGGCCGAGGACCTCGAGGGCACGCCCCGGCCCCTCGGCGCCGGCTTCGACATCGGCTGCTACGAGAACGACCTTGGCACTGCGCTCTCCGCGGTACCGTTCCGCAGCACCGGCTTCCGCTTTGACGGCGCGAACATCCTACTGCCCGCGGACCATACGGCCGCGCAGGTGCTGTTCTTCGCCGCCGATGGCCGCTTGCTGGCCCAGCGGAGCGTGGTCGGATCGGCCCGGGTCGAACCACCCGCCACGGGCGTCGGCGTCGCGGTGTTCAGCACGGCGGACCACGTTCCCGTGGGGGTGGTGAAGTGGTGCGGCCGTTGA